Proteins from a single region of Malaclemys terrapin pileata isolate rMalTer1 chromosome 25, rMalTer1.hap1, whole genome shotgun sequence:
- the COPZ2 gene encoding coatomer subunit zeta-2 isoform X2 produces MQRAEARPRQHPEGAALGGGSGGDRAAAAAAGAMDPTRLLEPSLYTVKAIFILDNDGQRLLAKYYDDTFPSTKEQKTFERSVFDKTHKTDSEIAFLEGLTIVYKSSIDLFFYVVGSSQENELMLVAVLTCLFDSLSHMLRKNVEKRSLLDNLDGVFLVVDEIVDGGVILESDPQQVIQKVNFRTVSEPAAYGWTIALCLSKALPRFCNLPKSKLNGPY; encoded by the exons ATGCAGCGGGCCGAGGCCCGGCCACGTCAGCACCCCGAAGGGGCTGCCCTGGGGGGCGGAAGCGGCGGGGACCGGGCAGCTGCAGCAGCCGCGGGAGCCATGGACCCCACGAGGCTGCTG GAGCCTTCCCTCTACACAGTCAAGGCCATATTCATCTTGGACAATGATGGACAGCGACTCTTAGCCAAG TACTACGACGACACCTTTCCATCCACGAAAGAACAGAAGACCTTTGAGAGGAGTGTTTTTGATAAAACCCACAAAACTGACA GTGAGATCGCCTTTCTGGAGGGGCTGACCATTGTCTATAAAAGCAGCATCGACCTCTTTTTCTACGTGGTGGGGAGTTCCCAGGAAAATGAG CTGATGCTAGTGGCAGTTCTCACCTGTCTCTTCGACTCCCTCAGTCACATGTTACG GAAGAATGTAGAGAAGCGCTCCCTGCTGGACAACCTGGACGGGGTGTTCCTCGTGGTGGATGAGATCGTCGACGGGGG GGTGATTCTGGAGAGCGATCCTCAGCAAGTGATCCAGAAGGTGAACTTCAGG ACGGTCTCGGAGCCAGCGGCGTACGG GTGGACGATAGCCCTCTGTCTGAGCAAAGCGTTGCCCAG GTTCTGCAATCTGCCAAAGAGCAAATTAAATGGTCCTTATTAA
- the COPZ2 gene encoding coatomer subunit zeta-2 isoform X1: protein MQRAEARPRQHPEGAALGGGSGGDRAAAAAAGAMDPTRLLEPSLYTVKAIFILDNDGQRLLAKYYDDTFPSTKEQKTFERSVFDKTHKTDSEIAFLEGLTIVYKSSIDLFFYVVGSSQENELMLVAVLTCLFDSLSHMLRKNVEKRSLLDNLDGVFLVVDEIVDGGVILESDPQQVIQKVNFRVDDSPLSEQSVAQVLQSAKEQIKWSLLK from the exons ATGCAGCGGGCCGAGGCCCGGCCACGTCAGCACCCCGAAGGGGCTGCCCTGGGGGGCGGAAGCGGCGGGGACCGGGCAGCTGCAGCAGCCGCGGGAGCCATGGACCCCACGAGGCTGCTG GAGCCTTCCCTCTACACAGTCAAGGCCATATTCATCTTGGACAATGATGGACAGCGACTCTTAGCCAAG TACTACGACGACACCTTTCCATCCACGAAAGAACAGAAGACCTTTGAGAGGAGTGTTTTTGATAAAACCCACAAAACTGACA GTGAGATCGCCTTTCTGGAGGGGCTGACCATTGTCTATAAAAGCAGCATCGACCTCTTTTTCTACGTGGTGGGGAGTTCCCAGGAAAATGAG CTGATGCTAGTGGCAGTTCTCACCTGTCTCTTCGACTCCCTCAGTCACATGTTACG GAAGAATGTAGAGAAGCGCTCCCTGCTGGACAACCTGGACGGGGTGTTCCTCGTGGTGGATGAGATCGTCGACGGGGG GGTGATTCTGGAGAGCGATCCTCAGCAAGTGATCCAGAAGGTGAACTTCAGG GTGGACGATAGCCCTCTGTCTGAGCAAAGCGTTGCCCAG GTTCTGCAATCTGCCAAAGAGCAAATTAAATGGTCCTTATTAAAGTGA